CATTTGAGCCATCCAAAACATGTAACATGATATAGTCACTATGTCACAAACTAGCAAGGCATCAAGAGGCATCAACTAAGATAACTTATAAATACCAAAACATCAACTAATCATTCAACTAAATTCCAttacaagtccacctatacatgctattataaccttgaccaaaacattcaaaaactatCGATATTTATGCTGGATAGTGTGGTAGATCTTCAACGAGCTtccgattatctataaaacataggaaagaagctacgtaagcacataatgcttagtaagttcgtaaaacatgaaatataacttaccatttcattgcataacaataattaataatataatgtaATCCAaaccacaagcttggcacaatcctaaacatcatcatcaatacacagGCTAGTGTATTTATACATAACTCTTTTGGATTAACCACATGGTAAGCCATTTTCATAAGAAAATATATCATTGATTCATATATCCTTTTCATAAGCATATGCATTATTCCATTTGGAAACTTACCTTTTTAGTTCTTtttcatgcccgttgaaccatctagaatatcattggatactcgGGAAAGCTAACATGAAGTGTATTTAAACATATAATCATAACATTTCCTTTACATTGTTGCTCACACGATCTGTGAAATGGGCccgctcacacgagctgtgagttggaatgtaagctacacgatgctgttcacatgagctgtggagtaTAACaaaaaatgcaggacctcagccatcggtaggaaattcaagaccaacacccgaaacatgaaatccctaatgacatgtcatttgtatcctacgaattcctaaggttcaattgggactCAGTAACCGTCATAACATTGCCTTGGATATACATTGTTCAATAGAATtataaatacaaaataatataCAATTAAATAACATGAATATAGTAATCcgtacatacgaacttacctcgatgaatAGGGCGTAGAAACGAAATGGGCTAATAtgaggctttagcttttcccaATCTAAATTCGTGCAtagtctatcttgatctaaatagacaaattcaattcatttaatatcccTAGTATCCAATttaatccacatttcatatttatacaaaattattattttgcctctaacattttaacttttcacaatttagtcttgaagctcataaattgaaatctaagcatTTTAATCCTCCTGTCAAGCTAATAGATTTCACTAGGGACTTAAGCCAACCCATAATAATCAACACTTCATAAACTTAACAtgaacttttaatatttttacaaataaatccctatatgtaaatttcatcaaaaatctctttacaaaacTTCTGTATTTATCAACAAGGATTCATAACCTACCATTTAACATCAAGAATCACACAAAATCATTCATGGAATAACCCTCAATCTTTCACAATTTTCCAAATTGATCCCCGGGCTAGCCAGGTTAAACTACAACGAtcctgaaaaaataaaaattattaaaaaggggACAAAATTACATACCATGCAACTGAAACTAACTTGGACGAACCCTAGCTTTCTCCCATGGTGATTTTTGATTTTGAATAAGATGATATGAATATGACACCATCTTTTCTttacttttgttttatgttttatttactattttaccattttaccctttagaaacattaataatttcaataaaaccatGTTCATAAACATTCACTATCAACCCAATTCGTCTATTTACCATCCAAGTCCTTTAGCttaaaatttcatagctatttgacacatttaactagtagaactctacttttgtactttttatgatttactcattttcacttaattaatcatgcaaacgtcaaaatttcttaatgaaattttaatatgaccttaTTAGCATcccataaacattaaaataaaaataaaataataatttacttatcggatttgtggtctcaaaatcactattccgatttcactgaaaacgggctattacaaaaaTTGTtcgcatcttaatctgccacaatgcgaatctggtgttgcgatccaacaatagAATTTTTTACTTTAGCGAtgtcattaccgtgatcgagataaGCAACCCAAAAATCTCTAATACAAATTTGTGAAAAAATAGAACGTCGATAATGACAATGTAtcgcaaagaaaaagaaagaaaaataaagaacacagatttttacatggaaaccctgTCAGGAAAAAACCCATGGGTAGAGGAGAAGATAATTCACTATGTTGAATTTGAATGAATACAAGAGGATTAGACTAAGTTTATTTATAGGtgtgtaaaaccatattctaatcaaaataaaataaaagtaatacaGTAAGGTTAAAACATCTTATTCAAATCAACATTAAACAGTGGAAGTATACTTCTATTTGAACTTCTTTTGCACACTTGTATTTTAccatttgtattttattttatcatgaaTTTGGATCACATCTCTAACATACATTAATATCATTTGTATTTTTTCTCAATAGCTTTTTCACGCAAAGCAAAATGAACAAGCATATATTGACTCACTGGTTACTTAacatttaactaatattaagttgcATTATGTGATCGGATCATAATGCGAGAAGACAAATTATATTAGTAGGTAATATAAATGATCCATAGTCTAATGAATTAAAATTGAGCAAATTGATTCAATGAATATATGTCGCTTATCATATACAATTGGGGAGATACCTTGTCTTGGATATCAGAGCGAATGACTCCTACAAGATAGAAATATAAGTGTGTTTGTCTGGATTGTCAATACATTGGacaagacccaagtagaataaATCTTAGattcatttatggatttattcacttgtgacattcatagtgtgacttACCTTAATCATGAGTAAGCGAATAACTATGTGTGTGTggctcgtatactttgatgtgtTGAAAGTCTGAGTTCAATTGGTAACAGAGTTGAAAGTTGGTATGTTGGATATACGACTTTTACATGTCATAACTTCATTTACTAAATTGGATTTCATAACACAATAAacggtaaatgatatcctctaatAGGCATTACATGATAAGTGAAAAAGTATTATGCCATGAGTAATTTTTCTAAGACAAATGATTTTATTACTATTtgttagtaattgactttttcaTGAGTAAACGACTATGTGTGTgcgactcgtatactttgatgtgtTGATAGTCTGAGTTCAATTAGTAATAGAGTCAAAAGTTAGTATGTTGGATATACTACTTTTGCAAGGCATAACTTCGTTTACTAAAGTGGATTTCATAGCTCAATAAATGGTAAATGGTATCTTTTCAtaggcattacatgatagatgaaaaaatAATGTGGCCACGAGTCATTTATCTAGGGCGaatgatttaattattattggtgggtaattgatttttttatgaagaaagatgtaatgattaccatgacAATTTGCATTTGAACCAATACAATGAATAAATGGCAACGACAAATTAGAGAAATAGGTCACATGTAGCATTATCTAtagtaaatatattttctcactATGAACAAAAGATGacttagaaattaaattaatttctttgagtttttatttaattaattataattaataatagaagttcaaagtgaaaattaaataattagtCATCGTAGTTTTGCTGGAcaagataattaaatttatttactcaTATATTCTAGTAAGAAAAAGTTATCATGACTAATAGAATTAGAATTggattgagaaaataatttaattttgtgaattaattaaatttattttaatttattaaataaataatattttaaaaataaaaaattgttctTTGAATTGGTTAAAATCTAGATAATACATATAATTGTACTCGATACATGAGACATGCTCTGTGACCCATCTTACACAAGATATTGCCCATTTAATTTTATGATAGATGTAGGTCTTTCTTATATGTATATTTGCAccaaatcaaagttcatatatcaaattacatattgaataaaaattatgtataattttaagatttatcttAAAACGAGATTCCAACCTTTTAACCCAATGGAATTATATTAAAAATCATACCCTTTATTTtgtcaaaaataaaatattccaACATTTTAACCCAATGGAATTATATTAAAACTCATACCCTTTATTTtgtcaaaaacaaaataaaatgcataccctttaatttgattaagtgttttatACGTAATTATCtaatatttgatattttaattattaaaattaattaaaattcaattcaacCGAATGAATGAATAACCAATAGATATTATCTATTTCATTCTGGaagagtttattattattattattgttattttacatcaaagaaaagaaaagatatgaAATGTAAGAAAATTGCATGAGCCTAAATTACATACccaccaaacttagacataaacAGGTTATTTGGCCTTGAAATATTCTATTCCGATCTTTACCAGGCTTCAACTTCGGATCTTGAGCATACACtctcttaaaataaaaatatcaaataattaTCACCCACTCGCACGAATTCAGTTTCCCAAATGTGGAGTGACAGCAGTAGCCATGAGATTCAGCCTCACAAAGCTCTCCAAATCAAGCTAGATGACAAGTTCTTCTGCAGGCTAATGTCCAAGGAAACTTCCATGTCTAATTCTTCTTCAATGGTCTACTATGGATCAGCTTCGGGTGCTATTCCATTCATGTGGGAATCACACCCTGGAACCCCTAAACATCCTTCCCCTCACACTTCTCTTCCTCCTTTAACTCCCCCTCCTTCGTATCATTCATCGTTGAATTCAAAATCGCAACCAGTGCCAAAAAAGAACTCGAAATCGACCCTTTTCAGCTCCATCGTTCGGAAGCTGATCAGCGCCGCTCCAAGGATAAACCATGCTTCTCCTTCACCATGTTCTTTATTGTCTTTATCATCACGGTCTAATGCTTCCATGAATAGAAAGTTATCTCATAGACTAAGGGGCTATTTTTCATGTTCATGTTCAATATCACCCGTTCATAATTGCATGGATGATGATGATCATGCTGGTGAACGACTCAGATCAACAGCTTCGACGTTGTGTTTTGGGATTAAACCAAGGACTCTGAATGAAATTAGAGGTGGTCGGTCAATGATAAAAATGAAGAAAGCATTGCTATCATTTGTTAGCTATGACTGATCAGGTCAAGGTACTATTGCCTAGACATAAGTTAAGTAATTAATTTCATGGTATTTCGTTTTTATCATTTTGCTTTTAGGTGTATAGTAAACATCGTATGTTATTTAGACTCGAGATGAGTGTTAGGTACCGGTATATTTCGATATAAGTGATATTTGATcttctataatttttatatatttcatatattatatcttaataacaaatatatattaaacatgaatacttaaaataataataatcctcCTAACTTAGTTTATAATTTGAGCTATTAAATTTACATTATTCAACCATCAAACTCAACAAAAACCAATAAAAGGTCATGATGTTGTTGTAATTTATACTAGCATTTGGTGTATAGTTTATCTCTAATTAAGTACATTCAATTGTAAAAACAAAGGAAACCCATTACTCATTACAAGTTTAATAATTTTCAGTTATTTttctctttaattaattctattttatttttaaaaattctttaaaagtaAATCAATAATCCTCTTGATAACTTTCATGTGTGTGCACATGAAGATGCATGCTTTATAATTGTGGCAATAAATAACCATGTGGGACGCATTAATTCACTCTAGCCTTTGTCTTGGGTGTATGCGTTTTCAGACTAGCATGTAATGAACAAACAAAATAGGAATGGTGAAGAATCATTTAGCACTAATGTAACTTCCTTTTTAACCACTTGGTTAGGTTGCCGTAGATTAGAGATATTATTAGATTGAGTTGAATTGGATTGAAATTAAGTATGAAATTTGTATCATATTTAATTGTTTAAGTTAGTTTTAGTTGGAAAATTTCGAATCTTAAACTAGAAACATTAAGATTGGGATGGATTGAATTTAAGTATAGCATAATATCttctatattaatattaaatctttTATTTGTGTTTATTGTTACGAGTCTATCAAACACTAATTTAGTTGAATAATGATTAAATATCTTTGCTTTTCAAAGTAAATCATATTATTTTGAAAgtgcttttattattttatatcttttatataaaaatagaaatataaaTACACATAATAGGATTTGAACCCAAGCCTCTATAGTTTTCAACATTTGTACTTTACCATTCAATAAAAACCTTGTTAAGTATTTTAGAGAATGTGTCCCCTTCAGGTGGGTTAAAGTGTGTTTTTATATGATATGGTTACTGTTCATGGATGTGACATCGTAGGTAGGTTCCCATACATGTTGACACATACCCTATACTAGGGTTAGCACATGTTTGCATGGTGTAGGCTCGCCTATTTAATATAGCGAACATATATCATGCAATCTTATCGTAGAAGGATGTGAGCTCCTTACAACCTTAGGTTTGAATTGTATAAAGTACAGGTTAAGACCCAATTGGGTACTCGGGTAGCGGGTTATAACAATTTGTTTGCCACCTGGTTCAAAGAAGAGTTATAAAGTGACTTTTCCTTGAACTTGATTTTACGAGATGAGAGTTCACGTAAGGAAAATCTTATTATGTGCGCATTATGTTTTAACTTGTAACATACGCTTCGCCACGTGTTAAGGAGTGGTATAGTTGTACACAACTGATTATGCCCCTATTCTCGGAGACATGAATCATTAAAGCATAATACCCTTTTAAAAGGAGGTTGCCTAAGCCTTAAAAACTAAACTGTTTGAAATCGAAATTTTGGAGAAGAATTCGTTGTTGAGAAGAACAATATCAGAggtaattttcttaaaatttccatcgTTCTTGTGACTTTTTATGGGTTTATTAGAACATAATGGTTAGGATGAGAGAAAGTGGTCGTGTTATTTAGGACATCTCTTCATGACACCGTGAAATGAGTATTTCGGTGGAAGCAAAGGCTTATGTTTGCACAACCAAAGAGGAAGAAATGAGTCGCATTTTGGCTACTCGGGGAATTCAAATACCTGCTTACAATTTCTCAATCCCCAAAAGATTAAACCGATTGAGCGATACCACCGATGGGGGTTTCCTATTTCCACTGCACATGATAGAGATAAGTTTCCATTTACCACTCTATCCCTTTTCTGCCACCTTCTCGATGAAAGTAGGACAACTCCAAGATAGTTATTTGGCTTTTCGTGGTGGGTCAAAATGACATATTTCATTGGATGTAGTCGACGGGAGAAAGTGCCATTGATTTTCGATTTTCCAGAATTTGTACCAACTAAAAACGTACAATCGGGGTGGTTCGgtaggtttattttatttatctccTCAAGATGTAGAATCAATCATCTCGAATTGGTCTTCGAACCTTTGTTTAACCGCTGTAAGTACATATGGGTTAAGTATAAGTTTAAAAGTGGTTTTGATTTTTCGATTGTGATTGAAAAAGCAAGAAATTATGTCTGAAATTGGGTGGGGTTAGTATTATAGACTTCGCAAGGGTTGTATACTAAATTTGGAGGAGGTGCTGACTGTTAGGAATGTGTTTCAGCATTGCCTCCTAAATTTGAGCCCTAATAGATGGCGGCCTATTGATAATGGTAATGGTGCGAACACCATGAGAGTACTACTTGCACAGTTTGCATGGCCGTATGGAGGCACTGATGATTTGGGGCTTATACTCTTAGGGAGGAAAAATTAgcctaagaattatttttatattttttacaaacTAAAGCCCTGTCCGTGGTTCTTGAAACCTTCAGGGGGTCCAAAAAGTGGTGCGAACCCCCTTTTGCTAACTGCTGGTGCTGATAATACATTAGTTGGTGATGTAGTCACAGTTCGGGGTGTTAAAGAGAGTTCAGAAGAATCCACCAATTTATCTAGAGAGATTGACGATTACATGGACATGTGATCCTTTATGAAAAATGTGCTAGGTGGTCCCTCTATTACTGCAGTTGGGGAAGGGAGTACGAGCAGTAGAAAGAAACAAAAGACTACTATAGGAACTACTAACCTTGTATTGAGTACTGAATATGAGGGTAGTCCAGCAAAAGAGCTTCgtcaaaagaaaggaaaagattgtgttGCAACATTTGGCGATGTGACCTCTATTGGTACAGTCCTTACTATAGTTCCTTCTCGCTCTAACTCTCCCACTAATCTCAAGCACCACTAAGACCACCAATTGTAGATACATTCAGGGTAATTGTTGATTATGGCCCTCCTGGTGTTTCAATGAAGTTTACTGCTTTTGGTGGTGAGACATGAACATTATTCCCATGGCGCGAGCATCTCAGCATGCAAAAATTTTCTTATAGTCCTAGTGAAGTGAGTAAACAATGGAAAAATTGCATGCATGAAGAGGCAAAAGAGCATATATGTCCGTCTAGATCATCCAGTTGTATAAGGAAATCTTCCTTACAAGAGCTTATACTTTCTCTTCAAGTTGTCTTAGTTGAAGCTGGCATGGTTAGTGTAAGGCTCGCTGAGGGTATCGACGAAGTAAAGGTGAAAAAGAAAGAGACTAAAAATTCTTACTAGTTTACCATGGGGGCACTAGAAAGGCTTACAAATTACATAATAACTTagatgaagaaaataaaaaattagtggAGTAGAATAAGAGGTTACGAGAGCGTCTCTACCTTGCTGAAAAAGATATTGAAAATTTACATAGAGAGATCATATTTGAGGGAGCTGATAAGGGTGTCTTGGAAGCAACCATGAAAAGGATGGACGAGCAACATAAACTTACAGTGGCTAATATGGTGAAAGAGCATAAAGAGGATTTGGAGAAGTATAAAAATAATACCATGGAAAGCTTTTAGGAATACTTACTAGTTTTAAAGTGTAACTTCCTCTTGCACGCTCAGGTAGTTGGTGACCCATTCGATGCTCGCAAGGTAAACTTTGATGCTCTTAATCATATCATAGGTGCCTCGTTGGATTTTGATGTTCACTTCTCTTTTGGAGCAACTCAGGAGGAGTTTGTAGAAGAATGGAAGAATTCTAGCAAACTTTACTTCGCTGAGAATCCTATTAAGACAAGTGTAGCTCCCACTGCTAGACATGAAGGGGGTGAAAATGAAGGAGAGGGTGAATGAGAGGATGGAGAGTTCATTGAACCTTAAGATACCTACGCtaattcttaattttatttttttcattttacttGTCTCTTTTTAATTTGAAATGAAAaatctatgtttattttgtattGTAACGATGTGGTGTTTAGTTGCGAACTTGTTTGAGCAAACTGCATAATCAACTTGTCACCATAAATGAGTCAACTAATATAATTTAGAGATGGCTAACTTAGATAAGATTGTTCATAATTTTGAATAAAACGAACTTGGGGTGATCTTAAATCAATGAGTTGTTTGAAGAAGTGATATTAAATCAACTATATCAAATAAGACTGTTCATGATCTTAAATCGAATGAACATAAGTTGTTATCTGAAATCAACGAACCTTAATAATATCAGTTGTGATCTTAAATCAGTGAGCTGTTTAAAGAAACGATATTAAATCAGCCATCTCAAATAGGATTGATCATGATCTTAAATCGAATGAACATATATTAAGATCTTAAACTAGTGAACCTTAATAATGTCAACTGTGATCTTAAATCAACGAGCTGGTTAGAGAAGCAATATTAAATCAGCTATATCAAATAAGATTGTTCGTGATGTATAAAGTAAACAATATTTGGAAATAGTGTATCTTTATTGAAAAGAGGGACGAATCATTCATACATAATATATTTTTAGATGGCATGCATTCTATGTACGAGGCAAAACAGGGCTATCTATCTTTGCTATTTTTTAATCTCCACAGCCTACTTTTTCTACAACATCTATCATTCATTTTTCCTTGTTGTAATACTAAAAGATTGGCTTCAGTATTTCTTAAAACAAGATCTCCCATTTGGAACTGCTTATTCTTTACTCTGGAGTTATAGTATTGTGCAACTTGTTGAGCTTTTGCAGCATTTTTGACCTCTGTTGTCTCCTTAACTTCATTGATGAGATCTAAGTTGAGTTGAATGATCTTCCACTTGTGCTGATTGATTATTTGGTTGACGGTGTATAGGATTCATGAAAAAAATGTTAGACGAGTTAATTAATAAATTGAAAGTTACAACTATAACCTAcaaatttcctaattattcttttacgtgcaaaaattaaaattaacctaGTGACGTTGCCTCTTCGGCAATGGTGCCAACAATTTGACTGCCTTTGGACGTATTGTGTGAATACtgcattaaaatatataattacgaGGTGGGTGAGTgctccgaggatcgtacccaagggaggctaAGATTGGATCAATTTTAACTTACACAttaaaatatctaattaatactttaattaaGTTATAGTACAAAAATGTAAATAAGAGATTTGCGTGGATTTTTATAgtactaataataaaacaaaataacaataaataaagCTAAATTTCAAGAGATAGAAAAAGTAGAAGGAATAAAAAATGATgatgggtgattagcttgcttaGACAATCCTGATCAACTATCGTTTCGGGTTCCTCGTCAACCAACTAGTCACTATCCTAGCAGGATCTTCTGATCTTTCATTAACATAACTAGTCAGCAAGGACTACTTATCTTCTAACCTTATAGTCCAGATTGGCTTGGGGTGAAGGTGTTCAGGAATGGACAagaccaattttgggttaattcccaccttgatgacttctcgGGGTTGTTAATCTTAGGGCCTGTTTcacgttcttcctttcccaaatagCTGATCCGTTGAGCAACCTTACAAAACAATTAATAGATCATGCCTCTACTCGCTAATTccccatagaaggattagttcctcatagtTTTCATAAACAATTTGGAATAGATGGAAGAATAAAACATGATGAATAGATTGAAGTgtagagtttaagaaaagcctgaTTTGTATAAATAATAACACTAATCCATAGAAGTTGATCATCTTTACAAATTAGATCTCTTAAAGGAACGCAACGAACAAATAAACTAAACTCTGAAAAACCTAAGAAAGAAATAAAACGAAACTAAATCTAAAGAGGGAATTTAGGTTAATGGAATGGTGTCCATAACATGTGCCTAAACCACTGGTATGTTTGCATTATTCATGGGAGTAACACAAAACTGCTCCCATTGATGATAACGGACCAAAGTCCAGATTTCTTTGTAGTGAATCTTCGAGGGttcatgtagcaccccaaacccggcccagaagttatggccggatccggcatgccacatcaaaaacgtaaaaaaaaataaattttccattctaagtccagaaaatcgtacttgatgttcaaaagattaattcattaaaggttaaagtgaatggaagtctgcaccggtaggaaacaggaaagaggtggtgagtccattgaccgcttaagtaccaagctcctttggatccaatcctagacatgcataccgccattgccacactttaacgtcatggatatttctaggaaaccgatttgattaagtcatttttaggaaaagtgattaattttggaaaatactttcattgcggaagctttgcttgttgtcgtgttattttgaaatcaactgttgtttttgaaaacacgccctaaagctatccaatttcaacagttaaaataagtattacctatcttagtaatacatataaaaaaaaccatcaaaaataaataagtggccttattacatttaaaaacccaaaacttcaaacgtaaataaaaggatgtccagttcaccaagaaaatcaaactttcgagcaagtggccactcgaattcctcacgactccaagcccactatggttggggattactgcgtggatgaaaataaaagggtgagtttgggaaactcgtgtgtaaattaacccaaccatagcctatatcagcttaaaccacgaaatagaataagttggccttagcccgagcgaattcaaaataaagcccataggcccataatgagcgaagcagatattacatgtttatgcgaaacccaaccatatccaaccgtatacaccccgtaccaaccttacaccgtgtggggagacaactcgacccacccaaccgctacacaccacgaatttgcagcatggctgctgagcgaataatgtgacagagtcaccagatctagataatcgtggcgagccacgatcagatatatgtggcagagccaccagatcagatatttgtggcatagccaccagaacgcttcctccataatataacccatgtccccatgcaacagatatataatcatggcatacatcatacagaatcaaatCGTCaagcttttcagtcaaaattaaccctaggggtataacggtaattttgcacctaagggtctaacagtaattttccatacatagaggtattatagtaatttagctacttttagggttttcatgcatatcctaactatttacgtactatcagaacacttaccgcacatacttactgaattgggcccg
The Gossypium arboreum isolate Shixiya-1 chromosome 10, ASM2569848v2, whole genome shotgun sequence genome window above contains:
- the LOC108488258 gene encoding uncharacterized protein LOC108488258, with protein sequence MWSDSSSHEIQPHKALQIKLDDKFFCRLMSKETSMSNSSSMVYYGSASGAIPFMWESHPGTPKHPSPHTSLPPLTPPPSYHSSLNSKSQPVPKKNSKSTLFSSIVRKLISAAPRINHASPSPCSLLSLSSRSNASMNRKLSHRLRGYFSCSCSISPVHNCMDDDDHAGERLRSTASTLCFGIKPRTLNEIRGGRSMIKMKKALLSFVSYD